In the Phaseolus vulgaris cultivar G19833 chromosome 7, P. vulgaris v2.0, whole genome shotgun sequence genome, one interval contains:
- the LOC137829068 gene encoding uncharacterized protein → MAPTRPRMQPRVQPARVHEAATGRKSQERRRPYEARRPQPRGQAEGDRPAREGNRPLRHNFVVELKDLIVVPNIADRLRPPVKSEKVLGPRKESWCEFHEALGHHINNCLALGYQLDELVKSGFLKDYLAGSAVTTVLAVLEEGQAHEMSIHGEVHTIYGGFFGGGPTASQRRRYVRSVNSVAEGDSDDQWESDLVFTRADLRDVVPHDNDPVVISVVTAGRKVHRVHVNQGSYADVMFWSTFNK, encoded by the coding sequence ATGGCGCCCACGCGCCCCAGAATGCAGCCGCGCGTGCAACCCGCCAGGGTCCACGAGGCCGCAACAGGGAGGAAGAGCCAGGAgaggagacgcccctacgaggcaaGACGCCCCCAGCCTAGGGGTCAAGCAGAGGGAGACAGGCCGGCGAGGGAAGGAAATAGGCCGTTGAGacacaattttgtggtggagctaaaagacctcattgttgtgcccaacatagcggaCAGATTGAGGCCACCGGTGAAATCCGAAAAAGTGCTAGGACCCCGTAAAGAGtcgtggtgtgagttccacgaagcGCTCGGGCACCATATCAACAACTGCTTAgcgctgggctatcagttggatgagcttgtgaagagtggattcctaaaggattaTCTTGCTGGGTCTGCTGTGACCACGGTCTTGGCGGTACTAGAGGAGGGTCAAGCGCACGAAATGTCGATCCATGGAGAGGTGCACACCATTTATGGTGGCTTCTTCGGAGGAGGGCCCACTGCATCTCAGCGTAGGAGGTATGTGAGGTCAGTGAATTCAGTCGCTGAGGGGGATTCGGATGACCAATGGGAGTCAGACCTTGTGTTCACCAGGGCTGACCTACGAGATGTCgtcccacacgacaacgaccccgtggtcatttcagttgtcACAGCTGGGAGGAAAGTACATAGGGTTCACGTCAACCAGGGCAGTTATGCGGATGTCATGTTTTGGTCAACGTTCAATAAGTAG
- the LOC137829069 gene encoding uncharacterized protein, whose translation MDSVVPANTVAVKASFTKVEDPEAHLTAFHTQMMLSRGSDSVYCKVFMSTLSGTALDWFYQGESLKDFLNRFGAQIVRLPGKDEEMFVHACKKGVLPGPFSESLIRSHPATFAEIRRRAVAHIAAESEVSEKKGNVAPAKPRAQTRVQPQRVMEAAAGKRDQRMRHPYDPKKSKVKGPGRPRETNRPPRYEFVMGLADLIAILNIAARLKVPEKTTEKVLGPKPDTWCEFHKSFGHSINSCLALGYQLAELVKCGFLKDYLLEKQAGQSAGSQPAGNEGQQHKVPVHGEIHTIAAGF comes from the exons atggactcggtggtcccAGCCAATACAGTGGCGGTGAAGGCGTCTTTCACCaaggtggaggaccctgaggctcatctcacggcgtttcacactcagatgatgctctcgaGGGGGTCGGACTCAGTTtactgtaaggtgttcatgagcactcttagTGGAACAGCGTTGGACTGGTTT taccaaggggagtccctgaaggatttcctgaacagattcggagctcagatAGTCCGCTTGCCAGGTAAAGACGAGGAAATGTTTGTACATGCCTGCAAGAAGGGTGTGTTGCCCGGACCCTTTAGTGAGTCGCTTATCAGGAGTCACCCTGCCACGTTcgctgaaatccggcgacgtgccgtggctcacatcgccgctgaAAGCGAAGTCTCCGAGAAAAAGGGAAACGTGGCCCCAGCTAAGCCGCGTGCCCAGACGAGGGTCCAGCCGCAAAGAgtaatggaggcggcggcggggAAGAGGGACCAGAGGATGCGTCATCCTTATGACCCTAAGAAGAGTAAGGTGAAGGGGCCGGGGCGGCCCAGAGAGACTAATCGCCCACCAAGGTATGAGTTCGTGATGGGGTTGGCTGATCTGATCGCCATCCTGAATAtcgctgccaggctcaaagtgcctgagaagacGACAGAAAAGGTTTTGGGTCCAAAACCAGACacgtggtgtgagttccacaagagctttggccactccatcaactcgtgtttggctttgggtTACCAACTCGCCGAGTTGGTCAAGTGTGGATTCCTGAAAGATTACTTGCTGGAAAAGCAAGCGGGCCAATCAGCAGGTTCCCAACCGGCGGGCAATGAAGGACAGCAGCACAAGGTGCCCGTCCAcggtgagatccacaccatagctgctGGATTCTGA